In Erythrobacter sp. F6033, a single genomic region encodes these proteins:
- a CDS encoding hydrolase, which translates to MKPEILDQIDATAMLNDVQAWCAINTGTGNLEGLKKQADMLADAFSVLPGEIELVDPAPVTGIAADGEEFAIGNGQHLIVRVRPTANRRLLFTGHMDTVFSKDHPFQDQTWLEYDVLNGPGVADMKGGIAIILHALKAFETSGKASSLGYDILINSDEETGSLGSSALIAEMARGKLAALTYEPAALPDGTLAHARGGTGNYSITIKGKSAHAGRNPHEGRNALVAAADLILRLKGMEREDISVNPAKLEGGGPNNVVPDHVVLRFNIRPKSTEAMEGFDSALNSLLAEIETTHEVTAHRHGGVTRPPKPVDENAQRLFELVKECGDELGQHIAWKSTGGVCDGNNIAACGVPVVDTMGVRGGSIHSADEFLIVPSLKERAALSALVLSRIADGALAGDVN; encoded by the coding sequence ATGAAACCTGAAATTCTCGATCAAATTGACGCTACTGCAATGCTGAATGACGTGCAGGCGTGGTGCGCAATCAACACCGGTACGGGCAATCTGGAGGGTTTGAAAAAACAAGCCGATATGCTCGCAGATGCGTTTTCCGTGCTGCCCGGCGAGATTGAATTGGTCGATCCAGCACCCGTCACAGGAATCGCCGCCGATGGCGAAGAATTTGCAATTGGGAATGGTCAACATCTGATCGTCCGCGTCCGCCCGACGGCCAATCGGCGCCTGCTCTTCACGGGGCATATGGACACGGTCTTTTCCAAAGATCATCCGTTTCAGGATCAAACTTGGCTCGAATATGATGTTCTGAACGGGCCGGGCGTGGCCGATATGAAGGGTGGTATCGCCATTATCCTGCACGCGCTGAAAGCATTTGAAACGAGCGGGAAAGCATCGTCCCTTGGCTATGACATTCTGATCAATTCAGACGAAGAAACCGGATCACTCGGCAGTTCGGCTTTGATAGCGGAAATGGCTCGCGGGAAACTCGCTGCGCTTACTTATGAACCTGCTGCACTGCCCGATGGAACGCTCGCCCATGCACGCGGGGGCACGGGCAATTATTCGATCACAATCAAAGGCAAATCAGCCCATGCTGGACGGAATCCGCATGAAGGGCGCAATGCTCTCGTCGCGGCGGCTGATCTAATCTTGCGCCTTAAAGGCATGGAGCGCGAAGACATCTCTGTGAACCCTGCCAAGCTCGAAGGCGGCGGGCCCAACAATGTGGTGCCGGATCACGTCGTTTTGCGCTTCAATATTCGCCCCAAATCAACCGAGGCGATGGAAGGTTTTGACAGCGCGCTCAACAGCTTGCTCGCAGAGATTGAAACCACGCACGAAGTCACCGCACATCGCCACGGCGGTGTCACTCGCCCTCCGAAACCAGTCGATGAGAACGCTCAGCGGCTGTTCGAACTGGTCAAGGAATGCGGCGATGAGCTGGGCCAACATATCGCCTGGAAATCAACCGGCGGCGTGTGCGATGGCAACAACATTGCCGCCTGCGGCGTACCAGTTGTCGATACGATGGGCGTGCGCGGCGGGTCCATCCATTCCGCCGACGAATTCCTGATCGTGCCCAGCCTGAAAGAGCGCGCCGCGCTGTCTGCCCTAGTCCTTTCGCGCATCGCCGACGGTGCGCTTGCCGGAGATGTGAATTGA
- a CDS encoding malate synthase G produces the protein MSNMTTRAGLSIDDRLATFLETQVLTPLGRDVDAFWNGFAALCADFAPRNRSLLAKRIELQSQIDNWHIDRRGKPHDAAEYRAFLESIGYLVPEPEDFTIGTQNVDPEIATMAGPQLVVPILNARFLLNAANARWGSLYDAFYGTDALDAPPAQSGGYDKARGDAVIARGREFLDQALPLVDQSWADLKDEHDGKLQDESQWVGFTENGLLFRNNGLHIEVVFDRDLPVGKDDRAGIADINVEAALTTIADCEDSVAAVDAEDKLLAYTNWLGIIRGDLQESFDKGGKTLTRQLNSDKTYKDGAGHEHSLSGRSLMFVRNVGHLMTNPAIKLAGGREIPEGIMDAVFTSAISTIDVEGRAKFGNSKAGSIYIVKPKMHGPEECAFTNDLFDAVEDLLGLPRHTIKVGVMDEERRTSANLGACIHAVKDRIVFINTGFLDRTGDEIHTSMQAGPMMRKGAMKGSDWLKSYEARNVAIGLKHGLSGVAQIGKGMWAAPDLMRQMMVEKIGHLRAGANTAWVPSPTAATLHALHYHQENVFDIQKSLPEPAGLDALLSIPLAENTNWPEEELRDELDNNCQGLLGYVVRWVDAGVGCSKVPDINDVGLMEDRATLRISSQHIANWLLHGVVSEAQVMDSLTRMAAKVDAQNADDPTYIPLTGYENAPAFSAAKDLIFKGVKQPSGYTEPLLHAWRQVKKQ, from the coding sequence ATGAGCAACATGACCACCCGTGCAGGCCTTTCGATTGATGATCGGTTGGCGACTTTTCTCGAAACGCAGGTTCTGACCCCTTTGGGGCGGGACGTGGATGCGTTCTGGAATGGGTTTGCTGCTCTGTGTGCAGACTTCGCACCGCGCAATCGATCGTTGCTTGCAAAACGCATTGAGCTGCAGTCACAAATCGATAACTGGCACATTGATCGGCGCGGAAAGCCGCATGATGCGGCCGAGTACCGCGCGTTTCTGGAGAGTATCGGGTACCTCGTTCCCGAGCCTGAGGATTTCACCATCGGCACGCAGAATGTCGATCCCGAAATCGCGACGATGGCGGGGCCTCAGCTTGTCGTGCCGATCCTGAATGCGCGTTTTCTGCTCAACGCCGCCAATGCACGTTGGGGCAGCCTGTATGATGCATTTTACGGCACCGACGCGCTGGATGCGCCGCCTGCCCAGTCGGGCGGATATGACAAAGCGCGCGGCGATGCTGTGATTGCGCGTGGGCGTGAATTTCTGGATCAGGCATTGCCACTGGTCGATCAGAGCTGGGCTGATCTTAAAGATGAGCATGACGGCAAGTTGCAGGATGAGAGCCAGTGGGTTGGCTTTACGGAAAACGGCCTGCTGTTCCGCAACAATGGCTTGCACATCGAAGTTGTTTTTGACCGCGATCTACCTGTCGGCAAAGATGACAGGGCAGGCATCGCAGACATCAATGTCGAAGCTGCGTTGACGACGATTGCCGATTGCGAAGACTCGGTTGCTGCGGTTGATGCCGAGGATAAATTGCTGGCCTACACAAATTGGCTCGGCATCATCCGCGGCGATTTGCAGGAGAGCTTCGATAAAGGTGGCAAAACGCTCACCCGCCAGCTCAATAGTGACAAGACCTATAAAGACGGCGCGGGGCACGAGCACAGTCTGTCTGGTCGCAGCCTGATGTTTGTCCGCAATGTCGGTCATCTTATGACCAATCCGGCGATCAAGCTGGCCGGTGGACGCGAGATTCCCGAAGGAATCATGGATGCGGTATTCACCAGCGCGATCAGCACTATTGATGTTGAGGGACGTGCCAAATTTGGCAATTCCAAAGCGGGCAGCATCTATATCGTAAAGCCCAAAATGCACGGACCCGAAGAGTGCGCTTTCACCAATGATCTGTTCGATGCGGTTGAAGATCTGCTTGGACTGCCGCGCCACACGATCAAGGTTGGCGTGATGGACGAAGAGCGCCGCACAAGCGCCAATTTGGGCGCGTGTATCCATGCTGTGAAAGACCGGATCGTGTTCATCAACACCGGCTTCCTTGATCGGACCGGCGATGAAATTCACACTTCGATGCAAGCAGGACCAATGATGCGCAAAGGCGCAATGAAGGGCTCTGATTGGCTGAAGTCATACGAAGCGCGCAATGTCGCGATTGGCCTCAAACACGGGCTGTCCGGTGTGGCGCAAATCGGCAAAGGCATGTGGGCCGCGCCTGATCTGATGAGGCAAATGATGGTCGAAAAGATCGGTCATCTGCGCGCTGGCGCGAACACTGCATGGGTGCCTTCGCCAACGGCGGCGACACTTCACGCGCTGCATTATCATCAGGAAAACGTGTTCGACATTCAAAAGAGCCTGCCGGAGCCCGCTGGCCTTGATGCGCTGCTCAGTATCCCACTCGCCGAAAACACCAATTGGCCGGAAGAGGAACTGCGCGACGAACTGGACAACAATTGCCAGGGCTTGCTTGGCTATGTCGTGCGCTGGGTCGATGCCGGGGTGGGTTGCTCCAAAGTGCCTGACATCAATGATGTCGGCCTGATGGAAGATCGCGCAACACTGCGCATCTCGTCCCAACATATCGCCAACTGGCTGTTGCATGGGGTGGTGAGCGAGGCACAAGTGATGGATAGCCTCACCCGTATGGCGGCCAAGGTTGATGCGCAAAACGCGGATGATCCGACCTATATCCCGCTAACGGGCTATGAAAATGCACCCGCATTCAGCGCGGCAAAAGACCTGATCTTCAAAGGCGTGAAGCAGCCCAGCGGCTATACAGAGCCGCTGCTGCATGCTTGGCGACAGGTGAAGAAACAGTAG
- a CDS encoding D-Ala-D-Ala carboxypeptidase family metallohydrolase, with translation MRRVFATFACFFLLGSATFAGEDALDPSSSNAFHKWVNVKSDRLDHYQAFEAFLRKRGVNNVVPAWQLWRIDGQYAKRCGTDFFAVPPRKHWPSIVPALLLIRDEVVPVVGTVDVVSASRTPEINACVNGASRSKHLQFRALDLVTERQQDRTKLFTSLCKLQRRVGARTKMGLGAYFDPDDKPRNTAGRFHIDAEGSRTWGFDYTRKSSPCAKLLRQVS, from the coding sequence ATGCGCAGAGTCTTCGCCACATTTGCTTGCTTTTTCCTGCTGGGCAGCGCGACCTTTGCCGGTGAGGATGCCTTGGATCCTTCATCATCGAACGCGTTTCACAAATGGGTGAATGTGAAGTCAGACCGCTTGGACCACTATCAGGCATTTGAAGCATTTCTGCGCAAACGCGGCGTGAACAACGTCGTGCCTGCGTGGCAGCTTTGGCGGATCGATGGGCAATATGCGAAACGGTGCGGGACAGATTTCTTCGCGGTGCCGCCTCGCAAACACTGGCCGAGCATCGTACCTGCGCTGTTGCTCATTCGAGATGAGGTTGTGCCAGTTGTTGGGACGGTTGATGTGGTCTCGGCTTCGCGTACGCCAGAGATTAATGCATGTGTAAATGGCGCCTCGCGTAGCAAGCATTTGCAATTCCGTGCTCTCGATCTGGTCACCGAAAGACAGCAGGATCGCACCAAGCTGTTCACCAGTCTGTGCAAGTTGCAACGGCGGGTTGGAGCTAGGACTAAGATGGGCCTTGGGGCGTATTTTGATCCCGACGACAAACCGCGAAACACAGCGGGCCGGTTCCACATCGATGCGGAGGGCAGCCGGACATGGGGTTTCGATTACACCCGCAAATCAAGTCCCTGCGCCAAGTTGCTCAGGCAAGTGTCTTAG
- the rsmA gene encoding 16S rRNA (adenine(1518)-N(6)/adenine(1519)-N(6))-dimethyltransferase RsmA, producing MPELPPIRETIARHGLSASKALGQNFLLDEQLLDRIAALPGDLSGANVLEVGPGPGGLTRALLRAGANVTAIEMDERCLPALAELSDAFPGQLTVIQGDAMKLDHGEIMGGEPFHVLSNLPYNVGTALFVKWLGGADWPPMWQSLTLMFQREVAERIVSKEGGSAYGRLAVLAQWRSSAKLAMKVHRSAFTPPPKVMSAIVHVTPKEAPEGVSARTLERLTEAAFGQRRKMLRQSLKGVPGALDALAKVGIDETRRAETVSVAEFVALAKTLA from the coding sequence ATGCCTGAACTACCGCCAATCCGCGAAACCATTGCGCGGCACGGCCTTTCAGCATCCAAAGCGCTTGGTCAGAATTTTCTGCTTGATGAGCAATTGCTGGACCGGATCGCTGCCCTACCCGGTGACTTAAGCGGCGCGAATGTTCTCGAAGTCGGCCCCGGACCGGGCGGCTTAACCCGCGCGCTCTTGCGTGCGGGCGCCAATGTGACCGCCATCGAAATGGACGAACGCTGCCTGCCAGCGCTCGCTGAATTATCGGACGCATTCCCAGGTCAGCTCACTGTCATCCAAGGCGACGCGATGAAGCTGGATCACGGTGAAATTATGGGCGGCGAGCCATTTCACGTGCTGTCCAACCTGCCATACAATGTCGGCACCGCCTTGTTTGTGAAATGGCTTGGCGGGGCCGATTGGCCGCCAATGTGGCAGTCCCTTACGCTGATGTTTCAACGCGAAGTGGCCGAGCGGATCGTCTCCAAAGAAGGCGGCAGCGCCTACGGCCGTCTCGCAGTGCTCGCCCAATGGCGCAGCAGCGCCAAACTAGCGATGAAGGTCCACCGCAGCGCCTTCACTCCTCCGCCAAAAGTGATGAGCGCCATTGTGCATGTCACACCTAAAGAAGCACCGGAAGGCGTCTCGGCGCGGACACTCGAACGCCTTACCGAAGCCGCCTTCGGACAGCGCCGAAAAATGCTGCGCCAAAGCCTGAAAGGCGTGCCCGGTGCGCTGGATGCGCTTGCGAAAGTCGGCATCGATGAAACCCGGCGCGCAGAAACTGTGAGCGTGGCGGAATTTGTCGCGCTTGCTAAGACACTTGCCTGA
- the pdxA gene encoding 4-hydroxythreonine-4-phosphate dehydrogenase PdxA gives MSTTPFPLAVSLGDPAGVGPEIITASYARMRSDWRSQTFFVVGGVEVLKNAAEACGADCPVVPIAQPDEAPMAFHAGLPVLAGLDVPYTPGKPTRLGAQLALTSLEWATRFAVRAEASGMVTAPIAKAGLMEVGFEFPGQTEFLASACGLSPEDAVMMLAGPSLRAVPLTVHIALADVPLKLSSDLIANKTRIVAKALQWDFGVGNPRLAIAGLNPHSGENGQFGDEETRIIQPAIDVLRGEGFNVTGPVPGDALFTPRMRETYDAALCMYHDQALIPLKALEFDEGVNVTLGLPIIRTSPDHGTAFDIAGQGTADPSAMCAAIRMAGTCAKARAAASAHA, from the coding sequence ATGAGCACAACCCCGTTTCCGCTGGCTGTGTCGCTTGGCGACCCGGCGGGGGTCGGACCGGAGATTATCACTGCCAGCTATGCGCGGATGCGCAGCGATTGGCGTTCACAAACCTTCTTTGTCGTCGGCGGCGTAGAGGTCCTCAAGAATGCTGCGGAAGCGTGCGGTGCTGATTGCCCCGTCGTTCCTATCGCGCAGCCTGACGAAGCACCCATGGCGTTTCATGCCGGACTCCCTGTGCTCGCCGGGCTTGATGTTCCCTACACTCCCGGGAAGCCGACACGCCTTGGCGCACAATTGGCGCTGACATCGCTCGAATGGGCAACGCGATTTGCGGTTCGTGCAGAAGCATCTGGCATGGTCACTGCCCCGATCGCAAAGGCAGGCTTGATGGAGGTCGGCTTTGAATTTCCGGGTCAGACCGAATTTCTTGCCAGTGCCTGCGGACTATCGCCGGAAGATGCCGTGATGATGCTGGCGGGGCCATCGCTTCGCGCCGTGCCTTTGACTGTCCATATCGCTTTGGCGGACGTCCCGCTGAAGCTCTCTAGCGACCTCATTGCGAACAAGACACGGATCGTGGCCAAAGCTCTCCAATGGGATTTCGGCGTTGGCAACCCTCGTCTGGCGATTGCTGGGCTAAACCCGCATTCGGGCGAGAACGGCCAATTTGGCGACGAAGAAACGCGCATTATCCAACCAGCGATTGATGTTTTGCGCGGCGAAGGCTTCAATGTGACCGGCCCCGTTCCGGGTGATGCCTTGTTCACGCCGCGGATGCGCGAAACCTATGATGCGGCACTTTGTATGTATCACGATCAGGCTCTCATTCCTCTAAAGGCGCTGGAGTTTGACGAGGGCGTGAACGTGACGCTCGGCTTGCCGATTATCCGCACATCACCTGATCATGGCACTGCGTTCGACATCGCTGGCCAAGGCACGGCCGATCCAAGCGCAATGTGCGCAGCGATCCGCATGGCAGGAACGTGCGCCAAAGCGCGCGCAGCCGCGAGCGCACATGCCTGA
- a CDS encoding peptidylprolyl isomerase, translating to MGFAALPASAQDTAQPIAADPFNFPDNFDIFGTEEVGERSATAVVNGHVITRTDINQRVALLTSASQNQFSEDDLKRLRVQILRNLIDETLKIQAAQAIELPASRAEVEQTYQQLAVQNFGQNPERMAEYLNSIGSSPAALKRQIEGEIAWENLLRRNITPFVNVSAEEVNDVLRRMEEARGTDEYRLSEIYVNATTENRATVLANIQGIMEQLRQGGSFAAYARQYSEATTAVVGGDLGWIRLPQLKNASLEDAARSMQPGQLVGPIEIPGGFSILYLTNKRQVLMADPNNAVLNLKQIAITFEPDVTQAVAEAKVAEFDAFVQTLRGCADAGRAETELGASVVENNDISASRLPDQLRNMVLNLQIGQTTRPFGTPQDGVRVLMLCGRDDPEDSGAPTFEEVMNQLEQERITKRAQRYLRDLRNDAYIETN from the coding sequence ATGGGATTCGCCGCTCTGCCGGCTAGCGCCCAAGATACGGCACAGCCCATTGCAGCCGACCCTTTCAACTTCCCCGATAACTTCGACATTTTCGGTACGGAGGAAGTTGGCGAACGTTCGGCAACCGCTGTGGTCAATGGCCATGTTATCACGCGAACAGACATCAATCAGCGCGTCGCGTTGTTAACCTCGGCTTCGCAAAACCAATTTTCCGAAGACGATCTCAAGCGTTTGCGGGTGCAAATCCTTCGCAATCTGATCGATGAAACGCTGAAAATTCAGGCGGCTCAGGCGATTGAATTACCGGCGAGCCGTGCTGAAGTTGAGCAAACATACCAACAGCTCGCCGTGCAGAACTTCGGTCAGAATCCTGAGCGAATGGCTGAATACCTGAACTCGATCGGCTCCTCGCCTGCTGCGCTTAAGCGTCAGATCGAAGGCGAGATTGCATGGGAAAACCTGCTGCGCCGGAACATCACTCCGTTCGTCAACGTATCCGCTGAAGAGGTGAATGACGTTCTGAGACGGATGGAAGAAGCGCGCGGAACCGACGAGTATCGTCTGAGTGAAATCTATGTGAACGCGACGACAGAGAATCGGGCAACGGTTCTCGCCAATATTCAAGGGATCATGGAACAGCTGCGTCAGGGCGGCAGTTTTGCAGCCTATGCGCGGCAATACTCCGAAGCCACCACCGCTGTCGTCGGCGGCGACCTTGGCTGGATTCGCCTCCCACAGCTAAAGAACGCCTCTCTCGAAGATGCGGCGCGCAGCATGCAGCCGGGTCAACTTGTCGGGCCAATCGAAATTCCGGGCGGGTTTTCGATCCTCTATCTGACAAACAAGCGTCAGGTTTTGATGGCTGACCCGAACAACGCCGTGTTGAACCTGAAACAGATCGCGATCACTTTTGAACCTGATGTGACGCAGGCCGTTGCCGAGGCAAAGGTCGCCGAGTTCGACGCCTTTGTCCAAACTCTGCGTGGCTGCGCGGATGCTGGCCGGGCAGAAACCGAACTCGGCGCCTCAGTGGTCGAGAACAACGATATCAGCGCCAGCCGCCTGCCAGATCAGCTCCGCAATATGGTTCTGAACCTGCAGATCGGCCAAACAACGCGGCCATTCGGTACTCCGCAGGATGGCGTGCGTGTGCTTATGCTGTGTGGCCGGGATGATCCCGAGGATTCAGGTGCTCCGACTTTTGAAGAGGTGATGAATCAGCTCGAGCAAGAGCGGATCACGAAGCGCGCGCAGCGTTATCTGCGCGATCTGCGCAACGACGCCTATATCGAGACCAACTGA
- the lptD gene encoding LPS assembly protein LptD — translation MHSKASQIALAAVWSGALILSAPATAQDRPVESPATEQPKADPADDAAKKSDPTQLLAGEQIEFEAEQLAYDNENETVVARGDVILRSDEGSVRADQVLWNRKTGQILASGRIRFVDDRGNQLYTESLELNDKFEAGAMEELLVALRAGGRLAARSGGRGEDGTVVLTDAAYTACAVTGEDGCAKDPSWRVTADRVTFDPSENRVTFKGAVLELFGARILPLPGLSLRTDGNAESGFLVPDLRISGVNGLELSGDYYWRLSNNQDLRLGASVFTDVAPMARAQWRHLTEKGAYQVTGYATVSSRVADFTGVPTTTSDPRGYLFANGKFQFTPEWSLTGSVRVASDRTFLRRYDLSRDDRLRSTVNLERIDEDSYFSLAGWATQTLRINAEQGQIPVAIPALDYRKLIDTPVVGGKLQLQANTLGLIRTDGQDTQRAFAGARWDLRKVTDFGQVVTLTGLVRGDIYHTDNTLATLTESYRGDEGWTGRGIATAAIDIEWPFAGEAFGGTQVLTPRVQIVASPKVRNLGIPNEDARAIDLEDSNLFALNRFPGYDRVEDGARVTWGIDWSLAKPGWDVKTTVGQSYRLDAQRDVFPDGTGLSDKVSDFVGRTEVRYRDFLQFTHRFRLDKDNLAVRRNEIDATIGSRKTYLELGYLRLNRDIQEVEDLQDREEFRVAARVAFGPHWSAFGSGVFNLTGADEDPTFAPDGFEPIRTRLGIAYQDDCIDMGLTWRRDFITAGDAERGNTFQLFFALRNLGFQ, via the coding sequence TTGCACAGCAAGGCAAGCCAGATTGCGCTAGCGGCAGTCTGGTCCGGCGCGCTTATCCTGTCGGCGCCAGCCACTGCCCAAGATCGCCCGGTCGAAAGTCCTGCAACCGAACAGCCCAAGGCAGATCCGGCTGACGACGCAGCAAAAAAATCAGACCCTACGCAATTGCTTGCCGGGGAACAGATTGAATTCGAAGCCGAACAGCTCGCCTACGACAACGAGAATGAAACGGTCGTTGCGCGCGGCGATGTTATCTTACGCAGCGATGAAGGCTCCGTTCGCGCTGATCAGGTTTTGTGGAACCGCAAGACAGGCCAAATTCTCGCAAGCGGCAGAATTCGTTTCGTCGATGATCGCGGCAACCAGCTCTACACCGAAAGCCTTGAGCTGAACGACAAATTTGAAGCGGGCGCGATGGAAGAATTGCTCGTCGCCTTGCGCGCGGGCGGAAGATTGGCCGCCCGCTCCGGTGGACGCGGAGAGGATGGCACCGTCGTGCTTACCGATGCCGCCTACACCGCATGCGCTGTTACCGGCGAAGACGGCTGTGCAAAGGATCCCAGCTGGCGCGTTACTGCAGACCGCGTGACGTTTGACCCCAGCGAGAACCGCGTGACTTTTAAAGGCGCGGTGCTGGAATTGTTCGGCGCGCGTATCTTGCCCTTGCCCGGGCTTTCTCTGCGTACAGATGGCAACGCCGAATCCGGATTCCTCGTGCCAGATTTGCGGATTTCGGGCGTAAATGGGCTGGAGCTTTCAGGCGATTATTACTGGCGGCTGTCCAACAATCAGGATTTGCGACTGGGTGCCTCCGTCTTCACCGACGTTGCCCCAATGGCGCGCGCGCAGTGGCGTCATCTGACCGAAAAAGGCGCCTATCAGGTGACCGGTTATGCCACCGTGTCCAGCCGCGTCGCCGACTTTACGGGCGTGCCAACGACGACAAGCGATCCGCGCGGCTATCTGTTCGCCAACGGCAAGTTTCAGTTCACGCCGGAATGGAGCCTGACGGGCTCTGTCCGCGTGGCCAGCGACCGCACATTCCTGCGCCGGTACGACCTTAGCCGTGATGACCGTTTGCGTTCGACCGTCAATCTGGAACGAATTGACGAGGATTCGTATTTTTCATTGGCCGGTTGGGCCACGCAAACGCTGCGGATCAACGCCGAACAGGGACAAATCCCTGTGGCGATCCCTGCACTCGATTACCGCAAACTGATTGATACCCCCGTTGTCGGCGGCAAATTGCAGTTGCAAGCCAACACGCTTGGACTGATCCGCACCGATGGGCAGGACACACAGCGCGCATTCGCCGGAGCGCGCTGGGATTTGCGCAAAGTGACAGACTTTGGCCAAGTGGTGACGCTTACCGGCTTGGTACGCGGTGATATTTATCACACGGATAACACACTCGCGACACTGACAGAGAGTTATCGCGGTGATGAAGGTTGGACAGGCCGCGGCATCGCCACCGCAGCAATCGATATCGAATGGCCGTTTGCTGGCGAGGCATTTGGTGGCACGCAAGTGCTGACCCCGCGCGTTCAGATCGTCGCCAGCCCCAAAGTTCGCAACCTCGGCATCCCGAATGAAGATGCGCGCGCAATCGATTTGGAAGATTCCAACTTGTTTGCGCTGAACCGTTTTCCGGGATACGACCGGGTCGAAGATGGTGCGCGTGTGACCTGGGGCATCGACTGGTCCCTCGCCAAGCCTGGTTGGGACGTCAAAACCACCGTGGGCCAATCCTACCGGCTTGACGCACAGCGCGATGTCTTCCCGGATGGTACTGGTCTTTCAGACAAAGTTTCCGACTTTGTAGGCCGCACCGAAGTTCGCTATCGCGATTTCCTCCAATTCACGCATCGCTTCCGCTTGGACAAAGACAATCTGGCGGTTCGCCGGAATGAAATCGATGCGACGATCGGCTCCCGAAAAACCTATCTCGAACTTGGCTATTTGCGTCTCAACCGCGATATTCAGGAAGTCGAGGATTTGCAGGATCGCGAAGAATTTCGCGTCGCTGCGCGCGTCGCATTCGGTCCGCATTGGTCGGCCTTTGGCTCAGGGGTTTTCAACCTCACCGGGGCCGACGAAGATCCAACATTCGCGCCCGACGGTTTTGAACCGATCCGTACCCGCCTTGGCATCGCTTATCAGGATGATTGCATCGATATGGGGCTTACTTGGCGCCGCGACTTTATCACAGCCGGCGATGCCGAGCGCGGAAACACGTTCCAGCTGTTCTTCGCGCTAAGAAACCTCGGTTTCCAGTAG
- a CDS encoding leucyl aminopeptidase has product MQIHFTDTAPSDVRLSARIVNHSSGMTDLDAAVVDGAKASRFNGRTGQTFETFVTAGGSVRRIALAGAGETDSAKRGLNVEKAGAALVAKYLRSGETEMVVDLGHADLSADEAAAALLAMRLRAWHYDQYRTTLAKEKKVTLAKVHVTNAPDGTEAAWAEQSAIAKGVEFTKRLITEPANILYPESFVERCREAFEGTGAEISVLDEAAMEELGMGALLGVGQGSVRESRILAIRWNGGGDEKPTVLVGKGVTFDTGGISLKPPPGMEDMKWDMGGAGAVAGGMLSIVSRKAKANVVGVMGLVENMPDGNAQRPGDVVTTMSGQTVEVLNTDAEGRLVLCDALHWAQEEYNPARIVDLATLTGAMIIALGHEHGGLFSNDDTLAEQLSEAGFATGDKLWRLPIGPAYDKLIDSPIADIKNVGPRPAGSITAAQFLHRFIKKGTPWAHLDIAGMVFSDKPGHTWDKGATGYGARLLDRFVKDVAE; this is encoded by the coding sequence ATGCAAATCCATTTCACCGACACTGCGCCTTCCGATGTGCGCCTATCTGCGCGGATCGTAAATCACTCATCGGGCATGACTGATCTTGATGCCGCGGTTGTCGACGGTGCCAAGGCTTCGCGCTTTAATGGCCGGACAGGACAGACGTTTGAGACATTTGTAACGGCAGGCGGAAGTGTTCGCCGGATCGCATTGGCTGGTGCGGGTGAGACCGACTCTGCAAAGCGCGGATTGAATGTCGAAAAAGCGGGCGCTGCGCTCGTCGCGAAATATCTGCGCTCGGGCGAGACCGAAATGGTTGTCGACCTTGGGCATGCTGATCTTTCGGCTGATGAAGCCGCTGCCGCGCTCCTCGCGATGCGCCTGCGCGCGTGGCACTATGATCAATACCGCACCACGCTCGCCAAAGAGAAGAAAGTCACCTTGGCGAAAGTGCATGTGACCAACGCACCTGATGGCACCGAAGCGGCGTGGGCGGAGCAGTCCGCGATTGCGAAGGGTGTGGAATTCACAAAACGCCTGATCACTGAACCTGCAAACATCCTGTATCCCGAAAGCTTCGTAGAGCGTTGCCGCGAAGCCTTTGAAGGCACTGGCGCTGAAATCTCCGTGCTCGACGAAGCCGCTATGGAAGAGCTTGGCATGGGCGCATTGCTCGGTGTCGGGCAGGGCTCGGTACGGGAATCGCGTATTCTGGCGATCCGCTGGAACGGCGGCGGCGACGAAAAACCGACTGTACTGGTCGGCAAGGGTGTTACGTTCGACACTGGCGGCATTTCGTTGAAACCGCCTCCCGGTATGGAAGATATGAAGTGGGATATGGGCGGCGCAGGCGCGGTTGCAGGCGGAATGCTTTCCATCGTTTCGCGCAAGGCAAAGGCCAACGTCGTCGGCGTTATGGGCCTTGTCGAGAACATGCCCGATGGCAATGCGCAGCGTCCCGGCGATGTTGTTACCACAATGAGCGGTCAGACGGTCGAAGTGCTCAACACCGATGCTGAAGGGCGCTTGGTCCTCTGTGATGCGCTGCATTGGGCACAGGAAGAGTATAATCCTGCGCGTATTGTCGATCTCGCTACGTTGACGGGGGCGATGATCATCGCGCTTGGTCATGAGCATGGCGGCTTGTTCTCGAACGACGATACGCTGGCCGAGCAGTTGAGCGAAGCGGGCTTTGCCACCGGTGACAAGCTGTGGCGTCTGCCGATTGGCCCTGCTTACGATAAGCTCATCGACAGCCCGATTGCCGACATCAAAAACGTCGGCCCGCGTCCGGCGGGTTCGATCACGGCCGCGCAATTCCTGCACCGCTTTATCAAAAAGGGCACCCCTTGGGCGCACCTCGACATTGCGGGCATGGTGTTCTCTGACAAGCCGGGCCACACATGGGACAAAGGCGCAACTGGGTACGGCGCGCGCTTGCTCGACCGCTTTGTAAAAGACGTGGCGGAGTAA